A stretch of the Clostridium botulinum genome encodes the following:
- a CDS encoding tRNA lysidine(34) synthetase: MIIFKKEYNRLFLRYLRRSIEEYNMIEPGDKVAVGLSGGKDSIFLLFALRLIQMTSLKNFELIGINIDLGFETNLASLECFCIKNNIPIIIEKTNIAEVVFNDREEKKPCSLCSKLRKGALIRVAKANNVNKIALGHNSDDVIETLFMNVLKVGKLGTFHPNISFDDKNINIIRPLIYLKEDLIQKLTTKYDLPVIKSSCPKDKRTTREDMKQLLIKLENIYPDAQRNILTSLSNVDFKNIWNQK, translated from the coding sequence ATGATAATCTTTAAAAAAGAATATAATAGGCTATTTTTGCGCTATTTAAGAAGATCTATAGAAGAATATAACATGATTGAACCTGGTGATAAGGTGGCTGTAGGACTTTCAGGTGGAAAAGATAGTATATTTTTACTTTTTGCTTTAAGATTAATCCAGATGACATCTCTAAAAAATTTTGAATTAATAGGCATAAATATAGATTTAGGATTTGAAACAAATCTTGCATCATTAGAATGTTTTTGCATTAAAAACAACATTCCTATAATAATAGAAAAAACTAATATTGCAGAAGTAGTTTTCAATGACCGTGAAGAAAAAAAACCATGCTCTTTATGCTCAAAACTTAGAAAAGGTGCTTTAATTAGAGTGGCTAAAGCTAATAACGTAAATAAAATAGCATTAGGTCACAATAGTGATGACGTTATAGAAACTTTATTTATGAATGTTTTAAAAGTTGGTAAGCTTGGTACTTTTCATCCTAACATAAGTTTTGATGATAAAAATATTAATATAATACGACCTTTAATATACTTGAAAGAAGACTTAATACAAAAATTAACTACTAAATATGACCTTCCTGTAATTAAAAGTTCTTGTCCAAAAGATAAAAGAACCACAAGAGAAGATATGAAACAATTGTTAATTAAATTAGAAAACATTTATCCTGATGCACAAAGAAATATACTCACATCATTATCAAATGTAGACTTTAAAAATATATGGAATCAAAAATAA
- the guaB gene encoding IMP dehydrogenase, translated as MAIILKQAYTFDDVLLVPNKSEILPKDVSLKTNLTKKIKLNIPVLSAGMDTVTQSKMAIAVAREGGIGIIHKNMSIETQAMEVDRVKRQENGVITDPFHLSPDNTVQDALDLMAKYRISGVPITEDGKLVGIITNRDIAFETNYEQAIKNIMTSENLITAAENTTVEEAKEILKGHKIEKLPLVDKDNNLKGLITIKDIEKVRKFPNAAKDDRGRLLCGAAVGVTADMMDRVDALVKAKVDVITIDTAHGHSKGVLVAVKEVKSKYPELQVIAGNVATPEATKDLIEAGADCIKVGIGPGSICTTRVVAGVGVPQLTAVMDCVEEANKYGVPVIADGGIKYSGDMVKALAAGATTVMMGSMFAGCEEAPGEVEIYQGRSYKVYRGMGSLAAMACGSKDRYFQEDNKKLVPEGVEGRVPFKGSVIDTIYQLMGGLRSGMGYLGSATLNDLYQNAKFVIQSSAGLRESHPHDISITKEAPNYSVQG; from the coding sequence GTGGCAATTATTTTAAAACAAGCTTATACTTTTGATGATGTATTATTAGTTCCAAATAAATCAGAAATCTTACCAAAGGACGTTTCTTTAAAAACTAATCTAACAAAAAAAATAAAATTAAATATTCCAGTATTAAGTGCAGGAATGGATACAGTTACACAATCTAAAATGGCTATAGCAGTAGCTAGAGAAGGTGGAATTGGAATAATCCACAAGAATATGAGTATTGAAACACAGGCCATGGAAGTTGATAGAGTTAAAAGACAAGAGAATGGAGTAATAACAGACCCATTCCATCTATCACCAGATAATACTGTTCAAGATGCTTTAGATCTAATGGCTAAATATAGAATTTCAGGTGTTCCTATAACTGAAGATGGTAAATTAGTAGGCATAATAACGAATAGAGATATTGCCTTTGAAACAAACTATGAACAAGCAATAAAGAATATCATGACTAGTGAAAATCTTATTACAGCTGCGGAAAATACAACAGTTGAAGAAGCAAAAGAAATTTTAAAAGGTCATAAAATAGAAAAACTTCCTTTGGTAGATAAAGATAATAATTTAAAAGGGCTTATAACAATAAAAGATATAGAAAAAGTTAGAAAGTTTCCTAATGCAGCAAAAGATGATAGAGGTAGATTACTTTGTGGTGCGGCAGTTGGAGTAACAGCTGATATGATGGATAGAGTTGATGCATTAGTAAAAGCTAAGGTAGATGTTATAACAATTGATACAGCTCATGGACATTCAAAAGGTGTTCTAGTTGCAGTAAAAGAAGTTAAATCAAAATATCCAGAACTTCAAGTAATAGCAGGAAACGTAGCTACACCAGAGGCAACAAAAGATCTTATAGAAGCAGGGGCAGATTGTATAAAGGTTGGAATAGGGCCTGGATCAATTTGTACAACAAGAGTTGTTGCTGGAGTTGGAGTACCTCAACTTACAGCTGTTATGGATTGTGTAGAAGAAGCTAATAAATATGGAGTGCCAGTTATAGCGGATGGTGGTATAAAATATTCAGGAGATATGGTTAAGGCACTTGCAGCAGGTGCTACAACAGTGATGATGGGATCTATGTTTGCGGGATGTGAAGAAGCACCAGGAGAAGTAGAAATATATCAAGGAAGAAGTTATAAGGTATATAGAGGAATGGGATCACTTGCAGCTATGGCTTGTGGAAGTAAAGATAGATACTTCCAAGAAGACAATAAGAAGTTAGTACCAGAAGGTGTAGAAGGAAGAGTTCCATTTAAGGGAAGTGTTATAGATACAATATATCAATTAATGGGTGGTTTACGTTCTGGAATGGGATACTTAGGATCAGCTACATTAAATGATTTATATCAAAATGCTAAATTTGTAATACAGAGTTCAGCAGGACTTAGAGAAAGTCATCCACATGATATATCAATAACTAAAGAAGCACCAAATTATAGTGTTCAAGGTTAA
- the groL gene encoding chaperonin GroEL (60 kDa chaperone family; promotes refolding of misfolded polypeptides especially under stressful conditions; forms two stacked rings of heptamers to form a barrel-shaped 14mer; ends can be capped by GroES; misfolded proteins enter the barrel where they are refolded when GroES binds), whose product MAKSILFGEESRRAMQAGVDKLANAVKVTLGPKGRNVVLDKKFGSPLITNDGVTIAKEIELEDPYENMGAQLVKEVATKTNDVAGDGTTTATLLAQAIIREGLKNVTAGANPMLIRKGIKLAVDTAVEQIKKSSKQVDGKEDIARVAAISAADPEIGKLIADAMERVGNEGVITVEESNTMATELEVVEGMQFDRGYLSPYMVTDAEKMEAVLENPYILLTDKKISNIQEILPILEQIVQQGKKLLIIAEDIEGEALATLVVNKLRGTFTCVAVKAPGFGDRRKEMLRDIAILTGGEVISEELGREIKDVTLDMLGTAESIKVTKENTTIVNGKGSKAEIEDRIGQIKRQIEETTSEFDKEKLQERLAKIAGGVAVVKVGAATETELKERKLRIEDALAATKAAVEEGIVAGGGTAYLRAIKEVEKLTDNNSEIRLGIAIIRRALEEPVRQIASNAGLEGSVIIDKIMNGQEGMGFDALEGEYVNMVQKGIVDPAKVTRSALQNAASVASTFLTTECVVAEIPEKNPAPQAPGMGGMGMEGMY is encoded by the coding sequence ATGGCTAAAAGTATTTTATTTGGTGAAGAATCAAGACGTGCTATGCAAGCAGGAGTTGATAAATTAGCTAACGCTGTTAAAGTAACATTAGGACCAAAAGGAAGAAATGTTGTTTTAGATAAAAAGTTTGGATCACCACTTATAACTAATGATGGTGTAACTATAGCAAAAGAGATAGAACTTGAAGATCCATATGAAAATATGGGAGCTCAACTAGTTAAAGAAGTTGCAACAAAAACAAATGATGTAGCTGGTGATGGAACAACAACTGCTACATTACTTGCTCAAGCTATAATAAGAGAAGGATTAAAAAATGTTACAGCAGGGGCTAACCCAATGCTAATTAGAAAAGGAATAAAATTAGCTGTTGATACTGCTGTTGAACAAATTAAAAAATCATCAAAACAAGTTGATGGAAAAGAAGATATAGCAAGAGTTGCTGCAATATCAGCTGCAGATCCTGAAATCGGAAAACTAATAGCAGATGCTATGGAGAGGGTAGGAAATGAAGGAGTTATTACTGTAGAAGAATCAAATACAATGGCAACAGAACTTGAAGTTGTTGAAGGTATGCAATTTGATAGAGGATATTTAAGTCCATATATGGTAACAGATGCAGAAAAAATGGAAGCTGTATTAGAAAATCCATATATACTTTTAACTGATAAAAAAATAAGCAATATACAAGAGATACTTCCAATACTTGAACAAATAGTTCAACAAGGGAAGAAATTGTTAATTATAGCAGAAGATATAGAAGGAGAAGCATTAGCTACATTAGTTGTTAATAAATTAAGAGGAACATTTACTTGCGTAGCTGTAAAAGCACCTGGATTTGGTGATAGAAGAAAAGAAATGCTTAGAGATATAGCTATATTAACTGGTGGAGAAGTTATAAGTGAAGAATTAGGAAGAGAAATAAAAGATGTTACTTTAGATATGCTTGGAACTGCTGAAAGCATAAAAGTAACTAAAGAAAACACTACAATAGTTAACGGAAAAGGAAGTAAAGCTGAAATTGAAGATAGAATAGGTCAAATTAAGAGACAAATAGAAGAAACTACTTCAGAGTTTGACAAAGAAAAACTTCAAGAAAGATTAGCTAAAATTGCTGGAGGAGTTGCTGTTGTTAAAGTTGGAGCAGCTACTGAAACAGAATTAAAGGAAAGAAAATTAAGAATAGAAGATGCTCTAGCAGCTACTAAAGCAGCTGTAGAAGAAGGTATAGTTGCAGGTGGTGGTACAGCTTATCTAAGAGCTATAAAAGAGGTAGAAAAATTAACAGATAATAATTCAGAAATAAGACTTGGAATAGCTATCATAAGAAGAGCTCTTGAAGAACCAGTAAGACAAATTGCTTCTAATGCAGGACTTGAAGGTTCAGTAATAATAGATAAAATCATGAATGGTCAAGAAGGAATGGGATTTGATGCATTAGAAGGTGAATATGTAAATATGGTTCAAAAAGGAATTGTTGATCCAGCTAAAGTTACAAGATCAGCACTTCAAAATGCTGCATCAGTTGCTTCAACATTCTTAACAACAGAATGCGTTGTAGCTGAAATTCCAGAAAAGAATCCAGCACCACAAGCACCAGGAATGGGTGGCATGGGAATGGAAGGAATGTATTAA
- a CDS encoding transposase has protein sequence MIITLNIQSENIYFKIFETVNIAFNKLGINTRKAKGRPPKYSDQQIVACMIYGVNNSIFSLRELEYKIEQDIVFQKIIGLKEVPDHSTFSLRAIALEKYVYYGIYAMLIELINPSCAIDGTALRSSLYDSEARYGKGSRLGRYKGYKLHCAACVCNNVLPLSFSITTANVYDNQVQGLLYELKTYNPFIVLADDDQWFKVSKTLEYNLLTDVNMRKAKSIESFKDESRYKNALFMQSSIGKNLYKNRLKIEQLFSILKGLYNLENPRLYGQKRYERHVKWVLLSYLIDEFNKVNSKISSRKYPWNL, from the coding sequence ATGATTATAACATTAAATATACAAAGCGAAAACATTTATTTTAAAATTTTTGAAACTGTTAATATTGCATTTAATAAACTTGGCATTAATACTAGAAAAGCTAAAGGTAGACCACCTAAATATTCAGATCAACAAATTGTTGCATGTATGATATATGGTGTAAATAATAGTATTTTTAGTCTTAGAGAACTTGAATATAAAATTGAACAAGATATTGTATTTCAAAAGATTATAGGTTTAAAAGAAGTTCCTGACCATTCTACATTTTCTTTAAGAGCGATAGCTTTAGAAAAATACGTGTACTATGGCATTTATGCTATGCTTATTGAACTTATAAATCCATCTTGTGCTATTGATGGTACTGCATTAAGGAGCTCATTATATGATAGCGAAGCTAGGTATGGAAAAGGAAGTCGACTTGGCAGATATAAAGGATATAAGTTACATTGTGCCGCTTGTGTATGTAATAATGTATTACCTTTATCATTTTCTATAACTACTGCAAATGTATATGATAATCAAGTCCAAGGATTGTTATATGAACTGAAAACTTATAATCCATTTATTGTACTTGCCGATGATGATCAATGGTTTAAAGTTTCTAAAACTCTAGAATATAATTTATTAACAGACGTAAATATGCGTAAAGCAAAGAGTATAGAATCTTTTAAAGATGAATCTAGATATAAAAATGCTCTTTTTATGCAATCGTCAATAGGTAAAAATTTATATAAAAATAGGCTAAAAATTGAACAATTATTTTCTATACTTAAAGGACTCTATAACCTAGAAAACCCTAGACTTTACGGACAAAAACGCTATGAACGCCATGTTAAGTGGGTTCTTTTATCGTATCTTATAGACGAATTTAATAAGGTTAACAGCAAAATAAGTTCTAGAAAATATCCTTGGAATCTATAG
- a CDS encoding YaiI/YqxD family protein, whose protein sequence is MRIIVDADACPGRKIIEKAAIENSIEVIMYCDINHALISDYSTIKVVDSGFQSVDMKIINEVKKDDIVVTQDYGVAAMVLGRKAYAIDPKGYIYDNDNIERLLFERHLSAKARRGGKKTSNPKKRTIEDDDRLYKNILKLIEKANKL, encoded by the coding sequence ATGAGAATAATAGTGGATGCAGATGCGTGTCCGGGTAGAAAAATAATAGAGAAGGCTGCAATTGAAAATAGTATAGAAGTTATAATGTACTGTGATATAAATCATGCACTTATAAGTGATTATAGCACTATAAAAGTAGTAGATAGTGGATTCCAAAGTGTTGATATGAAGATTATAAATGAAGTTAAAAAAGATGATATAGTTGTAACTCAAGATTATGGTGTAGCAGCTATGGTATTAGGAAGAAAGGCTTATGCAATAGATCCTAAAGGTTATATTTATGATAATGATAATATAGAGAGACTTTTATTTGAAAGACATCTATCAGCTAAGGCAAGAAGAGGGGGTAAAAAAACTTCAAATCCTAAAAAAAGAACCATAGAAGATGATGATAGATTATATAAGAACATATTAAAATTAATAGAAAAGGCTAATAAACTCTAA
- the guaA gene encoding glutamine-hydrolyzing GMP synthase, which produces MERELVLVVDFGGQYNQLIARRVREHNVYCEIIPYTTSIEDVKKKNPKAIIFTGGPNSVYGEGAPRIEKGIFDLGIPVLGICYGHQLTAYTLGGKVESPDIREYGKTEVKIDSKSPLFDGIKEADQSWMSHTDYVSEIPAGFKIIATTDQCPVAAMANEERRIYGVQFHPEVEHTLFGQKMLGNFLFKIANLKGDWSMASFAEEKIKAIKELVGDKKVLCALSGGVDSSVAAVLVHKAIGKQLTCVFVDHGLLRKDEGDQVEAIFKKQFDMNLIRVNAAERFLGKLKGVSDPETKRKIIGEEFIRVFEEEAGKLGQIDFLVQGTIYPDVVESGTNTSATIKSHHNVGGLPEDMQFSLIEPLRELFKDEVRAVGEELGIPHKLVWRQPFPGPGLAIRVLGEITEEKLEITREADAIFREEIALAGLEEEIWQYFACLPNIQSVGVMGDERTYCHTIALRAVTSSDAMTSDWARIPYEVLDKVSRRIVNEVKGVNRIVYDVTSKPPATIEWE; this is translated from the coding sequence ATAGAACGTGAATTAGTTTTAGTAGTAGATTTTGGCGGACAATATAACCAGCTTATAGCAAGAAGAGTTAGAGAGCACAATGTATATTGTGAAATAATTCCATATACTACTTCTATTGAAGATGTTAAAAAGAAAAATCCAAAAGCAATAATATTTACTGGAGGACCTAATAGTGTTTATGGTGAAGGAGCTCCAAGAATAGAAAAAGGAATATTTGATTTAGGCATACCTGTACTTGGTATTTGTTATGGACATCAATTAACAGCCTATACTTTAGGTGGAAAAGTTGAAAGTCCTGATATAAGAGAATATGGAAAAACAGAAGTTAAAATAGATAGTAAATCACCTTTATTCGATGGAATTAAGGAAGCAGATCAATCTTGGATGAGTCATACAGATTATGTATCAGAGATTCCAGCAGGATTTAAAATAATAGCTACAACAGATCAATGTCCTGTAGCTGCAATGGCAAATGAGGAAAGAAGAATATATGGAGTTCAGTTCCATCCAGAAGTTGAACATACGTTATTCGGACAGAAGATGCTTGGAAACTTCTTATTTAAAATAGCTAATCTAAAAGGTGATTGGTCCATGGCATCTTTTGCAGAAGAAAAAATTAAAGCTATAAAAGAACTTGTGGGAGATAAAAAAGTACTTTGTGCATTATCAGGTGGAGTTGATTCATCAGTTGCAGCGGTACTTGTACATAAGGCTATTGGTAAGCAATTAACTTGTGTATTTGTCGATCATGGTTTACTTAGAAAAGATGAAGGAGATCAAGTTGAAGCTATATTTAAGAAACAATTTGATATGAATCTTATAAGAGTAAATGCAGCAGAAAGATTCCTTGGTAAGTTGAAGGGAGTAAGTGATCCTGAAACAAAGAGAAAGATAATTGGAGAAGAATTTATAAGAGTATTTGAAGAAGAAGCTGGAAAGCTTGGACAAATAGACTTTTTAGTTCAAGGAACTATATACCCAGACGTAGTTGAAAGTGGAACAAATACATCAGCTACAATAAAGAGTCACCATAATGTTGGAGGACTTCCAGAAGATATGCAATTCTCTTTAATAGAACCATTAAGAGAACTATTTAAAGATGAAGTTAGAGCTGTTGGAGAAGAGCTTGGAATACCTCATAAATTAGTATGGAGACAGCCATTCCCAGGACCAGGTCTTGCAATAAGAGTACTTGGTGAAATTACAGAAGAAAAACTAGAAATAACAAGAGAAGCAGATGCAATATTCAGAGAAGAAATTGCATTAGCAGGGCTTGAAGAAGAGATATGGCAATACTTTGCATGCTTACCAAACATCCAATCAGTTGGTGTTATGGGAGATGAAAGAACATATTGTCATACAATAGCACTAAGAGCGGTGACATCAAGTGATGCTATGACTTCAGATTGGGCTAGAATTCCATATGAAGTTTTAGATAAAGTAAGTCGTCGTATAGTAAATGAAGTTAAAGGAGTAAACAGAATTGTTTATGATGTAACTTCAAAACCACCAGCAACTATTGAGTGGGAATAA
- a CDS encoding glucose-6-phosphate isomerase produces MSKSLQLDLTKAKPFLNEHEISQLQPMVSAAHNLVHEKTGAGSDFLGWVDLPVNYDKDEFERIKKSAEKIRNNSEALIVIGIGGSYLGARAAIEMLTHTFGNVTSRENRKAPQIFYAGNNISSTYMADLIETVKDMDFSVNVISKSGTTTEPAIAFRIFKDLLEKKYGKEGAKERIFATTDKSKGALRTLAAAEGYETFVIPDDVGGRYSVLTAVGLLPIATAGVDIDEMMKGAADAREEYSTDDLNKNSAYRYAAARMALYNKGKNIEMMVNFEPCLHYMGEWWKQLFGESEGKDHKGIFPAAADFSTDLHSMGQYIQEGVRTLIETHLNVENPRKSVIIEANEDNLDGLNFLAGKDMDFVNNQAFRGTVVAHNEGEVPNMIINIPELTAYYFGYLVYFFEKACAVSGYLLGVNPFNQPGVEAYKKNMFALLGKPGYEDMKAEIEAKLK; encoded by the coding sequence ATGTCTAAAAGTTTACAACTTGATTTGACAAAAGCAAAACCATTTTTAAATGAGCATGAAATTAGCCAACTACAACCAATGGTTAGTGCAGCTCACAATTTAGTACATGAAAAAACTGGAGCAGGAAGCGACTTTTTAGGATGGGTTGATCTACCAGTTAATTATGATAAAGATGAATTTGAAAGAATTAAGAAAAGTGCAGAAAAGATTAGAAACAATTCTGAAGCTCTTATTGTAATAGGAATAGGTGGTTCATATCTAGGAGCAAGGGCTGCTATTGAAATGTTAACACATACATTTGGAAATGTTACATCAAGAGAAAATAGAAAAGCGCCTCAAATATTCTATGCTGGAAATAATATTAGTTCTACATATATGGCAGATCTAATAGAAACTGTAAAAGATATGGATTTTTCAGTAAATGTTATATCTAAATCAGGAACTACTACTGAACCTGCAATAGCTTTTAGAATATTTAAAGATTTATTAGAAAAGAAATATGGAAAAGAAGGAGCAAAAGAAAGAATATTTGCTACAACTGATAAGTCAAAGGGAGCTTTAAGAACTTTAGCTGCTGCAGAAGGATATGAAACTTTTGTAATTCCTGATGATGTAGGCGGAAGATATTCTGTATTAACAGCAGTTGGTTTACTTCCAATAGCTACAGCTGGTGTAGATATTGATGAAATGATGAAAGGGGCTGCTGATGCAAGAGAAGAGTATAGCACTGATGATTTAAATAAAAACTCAGCTTATAGATATGCAGCAGCAAGAATGGCATTATATAATAAAGGTAAGAATATAGAAATGATGGTTAATTTCGAACCTTGTCTTCATTATATGGGAGAATGGTGGAAGCAATTATTTGGAGAAAGTGAAGGAAAAGACCATAAAGGTATATTCCCAGCAGCAGCAGATTTCTCAACAGACTTACACTCAATGGGACAATATATTCAAGAAGGAGTAAGAACATTAATCGAAACTCATCTAAATGTTGAAAACCCAAGAAAATCAGTAATAATAGAAGCAAACGAAGATAATCTTGATGGATTAAATTTCTTAGCAGGAAAAGATATGGATTTTGTTAATAATCAAGCATTTAGAGGAACAGTAGTTGCTCATAATGAAGGTGAAGTACCTAATATGATTATAAACATACCAGAACTTACAGCTTATTATTTTGGATATTTAGTATATTTCTTTGAAAAAGCTTGCGCAGTAAGTGGATATTTACTAGGAGTAAATCCATTCAATCAACCAGGGGTTGAAGCATACAAGAAAAATATGTTTGCTTTACTTGGAAAACCAGGTTATGAAGATATGAAAGCTGAAATAGAAGCGAAACTTAAGTAA
- a CDS encoding DUF4491 family protein, producing MNIQGVLIGLIAFLIIGVFHPIVIKGEYYFGKGIWPIFLVIGIIFLVVSIFIKSQIISSVLGVIGFSCLWSIIELFEQEERVKKGWFPKNPKRIDNEKGKY from the coding sequence ATGAATATTCAAGGTGTTTTAATTGGGTTAATTGCCTTTTTAATTATAGGTGTATTTCATCCAATAGTTATAAAAGGAGAATATTATTTTGGTAAGGGTATATGGCCTATATTTTTAGTAATAGGTATTATATTTCTTGTAGTTTCTATATTTATAAAAAGTCAAATAATAAGTTCGGTTTTAGGAGTAATAGGATTTTCTTGTTTATGGAGTATAATTGAGTTATTTGAACAAGAAGAACGTGTTAAAAAGGGATGGTTTCCCAAAAATCCTAAGAGAATAGATAATGAAAAAGGTAAATATTAA
- a CDS encoding polysaccharide deacetylase family protein, with translation MKKNLALISTIIFSLSLVGCTSKQNKVSTPSISNTKTQQKIDENSTVSKPNVNTPKEITNTKDLKHNNEGVPVIMYHSIKYEKNNCVRLPKENFENQMRYLKDNNYTTLTLDELYSFFEKNIPVPKKSVVLTFDDGYKDNYETAYPILKKYGFKATVFVITNCIDTGEYLTSEQLKELDKNGFDVQSHTANHETLTEFSYDKQYDTVSKSKEKLEKLLNKQVKFIAYPCGKYNNDTIKAVKNAGYKMAVTTDGRWSDKSDGIFTLDRVFISGFHNMNTFKNRISNPNYDFN, from the coding sequence ATGAAGAAAAATTTAGCTTTAATTAGTACTATAATATTTTCTCTATCATTAGTTGGATGTACCTCAAAACAAAATAAAGTATCTACTCCTTCTATATCAAATACTAAAACACAACAAAAAATAGATGAAAATTCTACTGTTTCTAAACCAAATGTAAATACACCTAAAGAAATTACTAATACAAAAGATTTGAAACACAATAATGAGGGTGTTCCTGTTATAATGTATCATTCAATAAAATACGAAAAAAATAACTGTGTAAGACTTCCCAAAGAAAACTTTGAAAACCAAATGAGGTATTTAAAAGATAACAACTATACAACATTAACTCTAGATGAATTATATAGCTTCTTTGAAAAGAATATTCCTGTTCCTAAAAAATCTGTAGTTTTAACTTTCGATGATGGCTATAAAGATAATTATGAAACTGCTTATCCTATATTAAAAAAATATGGGTTTAAAGCAACAGTATTTGTTATAACTAACTGCATAGACACTGGTGAATATCTAACTTCTGAACAGCTTAAAGAACTAGATAAAAATGGATTCGATGTTCAAAGTCATACTGCAAACCATGAAACACTTACGGAATTCTCATATGATAAACAATATGATACAGTTTCTAAATCAAAAGAAAAATTAGAAAAATTATTAAACAAACAAGTTAAATTTATTGCTTATCCATGTGGAAAATATAATAATGATACTATAAAAGCAGTTAAAAATGCTGGTTACAAAATGGCCGTTACAACTGATGGAAGATGGTCAGATAAATCTGATGGTATATTTACTTTAGATAGAGTATTTATAAGTGGATTTCATAATATGAATACTTTTAAAAATAGAATTAGTAATCCAAATTACGATTTTAATTAA
- a CDS encoding tetratricopeptide repeat protein codes for MIRCSIKNNLICIFISLCLIFSVACSNKDSNSHNPATTKKNTSNLNTNTCDNSSIDLHKQYQIAYNLFFNHKYEETIKICNNIIKKDRNFYKAYTTKGISLCFLNDFKNGLGNIDKSLNINPNFGYGRFNKALAYELYGHYDEALMWYDKALEIDHYIWSYYGKASIYGRLGNVQNTIKYLKIVINMDPNVKECIKTERDFDPVRYTEEFKKLLN; via the coding sequence ATGATACGATGTTCTATAAAAAATAATTTAATTTGTATTTTTATATCATTATGTCTAATATTTAGTGTAGCATGCTCAAATAAAGATTCAAACTCTCACAATCCTGCTACTACTAAAAAGAACACATCAAATTTAAATACTAATACTTGTGATAATAGTTCTATTGATTTACATAAACAATATCAAATAGCATATAATCTCTTCTTTAATCATAAATACGAAGAAACTATAAAAATTTGTAATAATATTATTAAAAAAGACAGAAATTTTTATAAAGCTTACACTACTAAAGGCATATCCTTATGCTTTTTAAATGATTTTAAAAATGGATTAGGAAATATAGATAAATCATTAAATATTAATCCTAATTTCGGATATGGCCGTTTTAATAAAGCTTTAGCCTATGAATTATATGGACATTATGATGAAGCTTTAATGTGGTATGATAAAGCTCTTGAAATAGACCACTACATATGGAGTTATTATGGAAAAGCAAGTATCTATGGACGACTTGGTAACGTTCAAAACACTATTAAATATTTAAAAATAGTAATTAATATGGATCCTAATGTAAAAGAATGTATAAAAACTGAAAGAGACTTTGATCCAGTTAGATATACAGAAGAATTCAAAAAATTATTGAATTAA